The genomic interval GGCCAAGGGCCTCGAGACGACCCTCGAGGTGGTCGAGGGTATGCAGTTCGACCGCGGTTACCTGTCGCCCTACTTCGTCACCGATCCCGACCGCATGGAGTGCGTGCTCGAGGACGCCCTCGTGCTGATCCACGAGAAGAAGGTCAGCAGCATGAAGGACCTGCTGCCGATCCTCGAGCAGATCGCCAAGACCGGCAAGCCGTTCGTGCTCATCGCCGAGGACGTCGACGGCGAGGCGCTCGCGACGCTCGTCGTCAACAAGATCCGCGGCACGCTGCACTGCGCTGCGGTCAAGGCGCCCGGCTTCGGTGATCGCCGCAAGGCCATGCTCGAGGACATCGCGATCCTCACCGGTGGCCGCGTGATCGCCGAGGAGCTCGGCCTCAAGCTCGAGAACGTCACGCTGAACGATCTCGGCAGGGCCAAGCGGATCGTGATCGACAAGGACAACACCACGATCATCGACGGCGCGGGCAAGAAGCAGGAGATCCAGGGCCGCGTCACCCAGATCCGCAACCAGATCGAGGAGACCACCTCGGACTACGACCGCGAGAAGCTGCAGGAGCGCCTCGCCAAGCTGATCGGCGGCGTGGCGGTCATCCGCGTCGGCGCGGCGACCGAGGTCGAGATGAAGGAGAAGAAGGCCCGCGTCGAGGACGCGCTGCACGCGACCCGTGCGGCCGTCGAGGAGGGCATCGTGCCGGGCGGCGGCGTCGCGCTGCTGCGGAGCTCGGCGAGCCTCGACAAGGTCGAGGTGGGCGACGCGGAGCGCGTCGGCGTGAACATCGTCCGCCGCGCCTGCGAGGACCCGCTGCGCTGGATCGCGGCGAACGCGGGCCACGAGCCCTCGATCGTCATCGACCGCGTCCGCAACGGCAAGGGCTCGTTCGGCTTCAACGCCGCGACCGAGGAGTACGAGGACCTCTACAAGGCGGGCATCATCGACCCGACCAAGGTCGTGCGCACGGCGCTGCAGAACGCGGCGTCGGTGGCCGGCCTGCTCCTCACCACCGAGGCGATGATCGCCGAGAAGCCGGAGGAGAAGGGCGCCGCCGGTGCGGGCATGCACGGCGGGATGGGAGGCATGGGCGGCATGATGTGAGCCGTCCCGTCCTTCGGACGCGAAGAGGGCGTGGGGCAACCCACGCCCTCTTTTGTTTGTCGGTGCCGGCGGAAGTGCTGATTGACTTCGACTCCGACGCTCACTAGGGTTTTTGTCACCCGCTCCCCCGAACGCCGCAGCAGCCTCCTCCGCTCCGAGCACCGGTCGTTCTAGCACGCATGTTCGATTCGCTTGCCGACAAGCTCGAGAACGTCTTTCGTCGCATCCGCGGCACGGGACGGCTCACCGAGGCCAACATCGAAGAGGCCATGCGCGACGTGCGCATGGCGCTGCTCGAGGCCGACGTCCACTTCCAGGTCACGAAGTCGTTCATCGAGCGCGTGCGTCAGCGCGCGCTCGGCCAGGAGGTGCTGCGTAGCCTGACGCCCGAGCAGCACCTCATCAAGATCGTCCACGAGGAGCTCGTGGCGATCATGGGCGGCGCGGCGGGCAAGCTCGACCTCGCCGGCGAGCCGCCGGCGGTGGTGATGCTGGTCGGCCTGCAGGGTTCGGGCAAGACGACCACGGCCGCGAAGCTCGCGCGCCACCTGCTGACGACGCGCAAGCGCCGTCCGTACCTGGTACCGCTCGACCTCTCGCGTCCCGCTGCGATCCAGCAGCTCAAGACGCTCGCGGCGCAGGTCGGCGACGGCTGCGGAGTGTACGACACGCCCGAGCAGGGCGGCGATCCCGTGCAGATCGCGCGCGACGCGGTCGCCAAGGCGCGCAACGCCGGCTTCGAGACCGTGATCCTCGACACCGCCGGTCGTCTCGCGATCGACGAGCCGCTGATGGCGGAGCTGCGCGCCGTGCGCGACGCCGTCAAGCCGCGGCAGACGATCCTCGTCGCCGACGCGATGACCGGTCAGGACGCGGTCTCGGTCGCGCGCGGCTTCCGTGACGGCATCGGCATCGACGGCGTCATCCTCTCCAAGATGGAAGGCGACGCCCGCGGCGGCGCTGCGCTCTCGATCCACGCCACCACGGAGAAGCCGCTGCTGTTCGTCGGCGTCGGCGAGAAGCTCGACGCGCTCGAGGTGTTCCACCCCGATCGCGTCGCGTCGCGCATCCTCGGCATGGGCGACATGCTGTCGCTCATCGAGAAGGCGCAGGCGGCCTACGACCAGAAGCAGGCCGAGAAGCTTCAGGAGAAGCTCAAGAAGGACACCTTCACGCTCGAGGACTTCCGCGACCAGCTGCGCGCGGTGAAGAAGATGGGCTCGGTCGCGGACCTGATCGGCATGATCCCGGGCATGAAGCGCTTCGTGAAGGCGCCGGAGCTCGCGGGGGCCGACGACGAGCTCAAGCGCATCGAGGCGATCATCAACTCGATGACCAAGCAGGAGCGCCGCGACCACCTGATCCTGAACGGCAGTCGGCGCAAGCGCATCGCCCTCGGCTCGGGGACCAGCGTCGCCGAGGTCAACAAGTTCCTCAAGCAGTACGCGCAGGCAAAAAAGATGATGAAGTCCTTGAGTCGGGGTGCGGGCAAGGGGATTCTTGCCCAAATGCAGGGCGGGCGTTAACACTAGACGGTCCGGCTGGGTCCGATTCGGCGTGGCGCGCGGCGTGGATCGAGCCGGAGCGTCGGCCAGCCGTGCCACGGACCCCCAAGATCCGACGCAGCGACGAACGTCTTTTTCGAGGAGATATAATGGCAACCAGGATCCGGCTCACTCGCCACGGCAGCAAGAAGCGTCCTTTCTATCGCATTGTCGCAGCTTCGACGGGCGCGCCGCGTGACGGCCGCTTCATCGAGCAGCTCGGCCACTACGACCCAACCCGAAACCCAGCCGTCATCCACCTGCAGCTCGACAAGGTCGAAACGTGGCTGCGTCGCGGTGCGCAGCCGACGGAGACGGTCGCGCGGCTGATGAAGAAAGCCGGCTGGAAAGGTCTGCAGCCCGCCACCGGCGCGTCCGGGACGTCGGGAGCCTCCTCCGAGGGTTGATCATGAAAGAACTGGTCGAGATGCTGGCGAAACACCTCGTCAATCACCCTGAGGCCGTCGAGGTGAAGGAGACTCAGGGGGATACCGCGTCGGTCATCGAGCTGCGCGTCGCCATGGAAGATCTCGGCCGGATCATCGGCAAGCAGGGCCGCACGGCAAAGTCGATCCGCACGCTGGTCAACGCGGCGGCCTCGCGGCTGAACCGCAAGGTCGTCCTCGAGATCATCGAAGACAAGTAAGCCGACGACGACCGAGAAACCTTCCGTCTCCACGCTTGCCGTGGGACGACTCGTGACCGGGCACGGAGTGCGCGGCCTGGCACGGGTCAAACCGTTCAACCCCACCTCGCCGACACTGGCCCGCTGCGAAGCGGTGTGGCTCGTGCACGAGGCCTCAGGCCGTCGCGAGCGCTTCCAGGTCCGCGAGAGCCGCCGCCACAAGGGACACTTTCTGCTCGGGTTCCACGGCATCGACAGCTTGAACGCGCTCGAGCCCTGGATCGGCAGCACCGTCGAGGCGGACGCGGAGAGCCTGCCGTCGCT from Candidatus Binatia bacterium carries:
- the groL gene encoding chaperonin GroEL (60 kDa chaperone family; promotes refolding of misfolded polypeptides especially under stressful conditions; forms two stacked rings of heptamers to form a barrel-shaped 14mer; ends can be capped by GroES; misfolded proteins enter the barrel where they are refolded when GroES binds); protein product: MAAKIVRFGSDAREKVLHGVNILADAVTVTLGPKGRNVVLEKSFGAPNITKDGVTVAKELELEDKFENMGAQMVKEVASKTSDVAGDGTTTATVLARSIFVEGAKMVAAGHDPMSIKRGIDKAVQHVISELKQLSKPTKDQKEIAQVGTISANNDPTIGGIIAEAMDKVGKDGVITVEEAKGLETTLEVVEGMQFDRGYLSPYFVTDPDRMECVLEDALVLIHEKKVSSMKDLLPILEQIAKTGKPFVLIAEDVDGEALATLVVNKIRGTLHCAAVKAPGFGDRRKAMLEDIAILTGGRVIAEELGLKLENVTLNDLGRAKRIVIDKDNTTIIDGAGKKQEIQGRVTQIRNQIEETTSDYDREKLQERLAKLIGGVAVIRVGAATEVEMKEKKARVEDALHATRAAVEEGIVPGGGVALLRSSASLDKVEVGDAERVGVNIVRRACEDPLRWIAANAGHEPSIVIDRVRNGKGSFGFNAATEEYEDLYKAGIIDPTKVVRTALQNAASVAGLLLTTEAMIAEKPEEKGAAGAGMHGGMGGMGGMM
- a CDS encoding KH domain-containing protein, coding for MKELVEMLAKHLVNHPEAVEVKETQGDTASVIELRVAMEDLGRIIGKQGRTAKSIRTLVNAAASRLNRKVVLEIIEDK
- the rimM gene encoding ribosome maturation factor RimM (Essential for efficient processing of 16S rRNA), translated to MGRLVTGHGVRGLARVKPFNPTSPTLARCEAVWLVHEASGRRERFQVRESRRHKGHFLLGFHGIDSLNALEPWIGSTVEADAESLPSLEASELYHFEAVGLEVRTVAGEVLGSVVRVMPLPAQDVWVIHGPGQNGRTREVLLPLAENVVREIDLTTRTALVDPPPGLIEP
- the rpsP gene encoding 30S ribosomal protein S16; this translates as MATRIRLTRHGSKKRPFYRIVAASTGAPRDGRFIEQLGHYDPTRNPAVIHLQLDKVETWLRRGAQPTETVARLMKKAGWKGLQPATGASGTSGASSEG
- the ffh gene encoding signal recognition particle protein, whose translation is MFDSLADKLENVFRRIRGTGRLTEANIEEAMRDVRMALLEADVHFQVTKSFIERVRQRALGQEVLRSLTPEQHLIKIVHEELVAIMGGAAGKLDLAGEPPAVVMLVGLQGSGKTTTAAKLARHLLTTRKRRPYLVPLDLSRPAAIQQLKTLAAQVGDGCGVYDTPEQGGDPVQIARDAVAKARNAGFETVILDTAGRLAIDEPLMAELRAVRDAVKPRQTILVADAMTGQDAVSVARGFRDGIGIDGVILSKMEGDARGGAALSIHATTEKPLLFVGVGEKLDALEVFHPDRVASRILGMGDMLSLIEKAQAAYDQKQAEKLQEKLKKDTFTLEDFRDQLRAVKKMGSVADLIGMIPGMKRFVKAPELAGADDELKRIEAIINSMTKQERRDHLILNGSRRKRIALGSGTSVAEVNKFLKQYAQAKKMMKSLSRGAGKGILAQMQGGR